Proteins from a single region of Dehalococcoidales bacterium:
- the rpsK gene encoding 30S ribosomal protein S11, with product MPAKKRIRSKRRERRVVPVGRAYVQSTFNNTLVTLTDPEGNVIAWGSSGTAGFKGSRKGTPYAAQLAAQDAARKGMAQGLRQVEVYVKGPGSGREAAIRALQGTGLFITSIRDVTPLPHNGCRPPKKRRV from the coding sequence CAGCGAAGAAGCGAATCAGGTCAAAAAGGAGAGAACGCAGGGTTGTCCCCGTGGGGAGGGCTTATGTGCAGTCTACCTTCAACAATACTCTGGTGACTCTGACCGACCCCGAGGGGAATGTCATTGCCTGGGGGAGCTCCGGGACTGCCGGATTCAAAGGGTCGCGCAAAGGCACTCCTTACGCTGCCCAGTTGGCCGCCCAGGATGCGGCCCGGAAAGGCATGGCACAGGGCCTGCGACAGGTGGAGGTTTATGTTAAGGGTCCGGGTAGCGGGCGCGAGGCAGCAATTCGTGCTCTCCAGGGTACCGGCCTGTTTATCACCAGTATTCGGGATGTCACGCCGCTACCGCATAACGGGTGCCGGCCCCCCAAGAAGAGGCGAGTGTAG
- the rpsD gene encoding 30S ribosomal protein S4, with amino-acid sequence MARYIGPVCHLCRRCSEKLMLKGARCYTQKCAMERRRRPTGRRLRRRRVSDRGLQLVEKQKARYTYGMLEKQFHRFFIAAEHQSGVTGDNLVVLLERRLDNVVYRLGFADSRSQARQIVLHGHIVLSGRRTNIPSCMVKEGDTIGWREASTKNEYYKQVTEEIAGKAVPSWLSLDRQNLVGQVLSMPTPEDAGIKFEGQSIVEYYSR; translated from the coding sequence ATGGCAAGATATATTGGACCAGTCTGTCATCTATGTCGGCGCTGTAGTGAGAAGCTGATGCTCAAAGGCGCCCGGTGTTACACGCAAAAATGCGCTATGGAGCGGCGGAGGAGGCCCACCGGACGGCGGTTACGCCGGCGTCGCGTCTCTGACCGCGGTCTACAACTGGTAGAAAAGCAGAAAGCCCGCTATACTTATGGGATGCTGGAGAAGCAGTTCCACCGCTTCTTTATTGCAGCGGAACACCAGTCGGGTGTCACCGGCGACAATCTGGTGGTACTCCTGGAAAGACGGCTGGACAACGTGGTCTATCGTCTCGGCTTTGCCGACTCACGTAGTCAGGCTCGCCAGATTGTACTGCACGGCCACATCGTCCTGAGCGGTCGGCGGACCAACATCCCATCGTGCATGGTTAAAGAAGGTGACACAATCGGCTGGCGTGAGGCCAGCACCAAGAACGAGTATTACAAGCAGGTAACTGAAGAGATAGCAGGAAAGGCAGTTCCGAGCTGGCTCTCTCTGGACAGGCAGAACCTGGTGGGGCAAGTCCTGTCTATGCCGACTCCGGAAGATGCAGGCATAAAATTCGAGGGACAGAGTATCGTAGAGTACTACTCACGATAG
- a CDS encoding DNA-directed RNA polymerase subunit alpha: MPQLVIPKIECVETRDNYGRFQAEPLVKGFGVTLGNSLRRVMLGHLPGAAVTRVKIEGIQHEFSPIPHVREDVIEFLLNVKALRLKPLTDQPGKLVLDVAGEGRVCAADINPSSDFEIANPELYLATLDSPDARLYVEFDVELGEGYMAAQSSDNLVLGVIPIDAIFTPMRKVNYTVKLVHAGQEVSRECLDLDVWTDGTIEPGEAVSKSAEILVKMLNSFITFGTPEQIEMEMELSQLAISEEQYNMPVEQLALSVRTMNCLRRGNITSVGELVSRGDRGLMSLRNFGQKSRQEIEERLNELGLSLKPADEQEEEPDSGEEETGTEATADEAGVLSGVEEPSEVGGGLDEE, translated from the coding sequence TTGCCTCAATTGGTAATACCTAAAATTGAGTGCGTAGAAACCAGAGACAACTATGGACGCTTCCAGGCTGAGCCACTGGTAAAGGGCTTTGGCGTTACCCTGGGGAATTCTCTAAGGCGGGTGATGCTGGGCCACCTTCCCGGGGCCGCAGTGACCCGCGTGAAAATCGAGGGGATTCAGCACGAGTTCAGTCCTATCCCGCATGTGAGGGAAGACGTGATAGAGTTCCTCCTCAATGTTAAGGCGCTCAGGCTGAAACCGCTTACCGACCAGCCGGGCAAGCTGGTGCTGGATGTTGCCGGTGAGGGACGCGTATGTGCCGCGGACATCAATCCCTCCTCGGACTTTGAGATTGCCAACCCGGAGCTGTATCTGGCCACGCTGGACTCGCCGGATGCACGGCTGTACGTTGAGTTCGATGTGGAACTGGGTGAAGGCTATATGGCGGCCCAGTCCAGTGACAACCTGGTGCTGGGTGTGATACCAATCGACGCCATCTTCACGCCGATGCGTAAGGTCAACTACACGGTTAAGTTGGTGCACGCAGGTCAGGAGGTCAGCCGGGAATGCCTGGATCTGGACGTGTGGACCGACGGTACCATAGAACCTGGCGAGGCGGTAAGCAAGAGTGCTGAGATTCTGGTCAAGATGCTGAACTCCTTTATTACCTTTGGTACGCCGGAACAGATAGAGATGGAGATGGAGCTTTCCCAACTGGCAATCTCCGAGGAACAGTACAATATGCCGGTAGAGCAGCTTGCCCTCTCCGTGAGAACGATGAACTGCCTGAGACGCGGAAACATCACCTCGGTGGGTGAACTCGTCAGCCGGGGTGATAGGGGGCTGATGTCACTACGCAATTTCGGGCAGAAGTCCAGGCAGGAAATCGAGGAACGCCTCAATGAGCTGGGGCTGTCTCTCAAGCCTGCGGATGAACAGGAGGAGGAACCTGATTCCGGTGAGGAAGAGACAGGCACGGAGGCTACTGCTGACGAGGCCGGAGTACTATCCGGGGTCGAGGAGCCGTCTGAAGTCGGTGGAGGACTTGACGAGGAATGA
- the rplQ gene encoding 50S ribosomal protein L17 has protein sequence MSGRKLARSSGYRRALYRNLVTDLLNHEKIATTEAKAREARSLAEKMITLGKEGGLHSRRQALAFIFSKKVTDKVFDELAARYADRTGGYTRITKLGPRLGDGAPIVQLELLK, from the coding sequence ATGTCCGGCAGAAAACTTGCCAGGAGTTCAGGCTACCGGCGGGCGTTGTACCGTAACCTGGTGACTGACCTCCTGAACCATGAGAAGATAGCTACTACTGAAGCCAAGGCCAGAGAGGCACGCAGCCTGGCTGAGAAGATGATTACTCTGGGCAAGGAAGGGGGGCTGCACTCCCGCCGCCAGGCGCTGGCGTTTATCTTCAGCAAGAAGGTAACCGATAAGGTGTTCGACGAGCTTGCTGCCCGGTATGCAGACCGAACCGGTGGCTATACCAGAATCACGAAGCTTGGACCCAGACTGGGTGACGGGGCACCAATAGTGCAACTGGAGCTGTTGAAGTGA
- the truA gene encoding tRNA pseudouridine(38-40) synthase TruA, which translates to MVSTAANRKMVKHTGPATTTRLALVLEYDGTNYYGFQLQPTSPTIQVEVERALRQLTGETLRVTAAGRTDAGVHARGQVISFRTGSSLSRQTFVSGLNHYLPRDIAVRVSCAVDDSFDPRRDAESREYRYSILNSRTRSPITRGFAYRVVGSMDIEAMNRACQALVGQHDFASFASGIGGETKSTVRRIYRAEVSKDGDLIHFDIVANAFIRHQVRSTAGCLVRIGLGKMSQDEFGMIIAAGKPGLAGPTLPACGLCLIRVNYAHPFEEKIS; encoded by the coding sequence ATGGTATCCACGGCGGCTAACCGGAAGATGGTGAAGCATACTGGTCCGGCAACCACGACAAGACTGGCGCTGGTCCTGGAGTATGACGGCACCAACTACTACGGTTTTCAGTTACAGCCGACTTCGCCCACTATCCAGGTGGAAGTGGAGCGGGCATTGCGGCAGCTTACCGGGGAAACGCTCCGGGTGACGGCTGCCGGTCGGACTGATGCCGGGGTTCATGCCCGGGGGCAGGTAATCAGCTTCCGAACCGGTTCGTCACTTTCGCGGCAGACGTTTGTCAGCGGGTTAAACCACTATCTGCCCAGGGATATCGCCGTAAGGGTATCCTGCGCAGTGGATGACTCTTTTGACCCCAGGCGGGATGCGGAGAGCAGGGAATACCGCTACTCCATCTTGAACAGCCGGACGCGGTCGCCCATCACGAGGGGCTTTGCTTATCGTGTCGTTGGTTCCATGGACATCGAAGCGATGAACCGGGCATGTCAGGCGCTGGTTGGGCAGCATGACTTCGCCTCATTTGCCAGCGGTATCGGTGGCGAAACAAAAAGCACGGTGCGGAGAATCTACCGGGCAGAAGTAAGCAAGGACGGCGACCTGATTCACTTTGACATTGTGGCGAACGCTTTCATACGCCACCAGGTACGCAGTACTGCAGGATGCCTTGTCAGGATTGGACTGGGTAAAATGAGTCAGGACGAGTTTGGTATGATTATTGCTGCCGGAAAACCGGGTCTGGCCGGTCCGACCCTGCCAGCCTGCGGACTTTGCCTGATACGTGTGAACTACGCGCACCCTTTTGAGGAAAAGATATCATGA
- the rplM gene encoding 50S ribosomal protein L13, whose protein sequence is MKTYSIKASDIKREWHIVDAEDQILGKLATRIARLLMGKHKPLFSRNMDVGDSVVVINADKVRVTGNKEKQKMYYRHSGYPGGLKTTSLERMMQTHPNRVIEHAVKGMLPKNRLQARMMKRLRVFVGDSHPHLGQTGAAAVSTAEQSGAQKEE, encoded by the coding sequence ATCAAGACCTACAGTATTAAGGCTTCTGACATTAAACGAGAATGGCACATTGTGGATGCTGAAGACCAGATTCTGGGCAAGCTGGCCACGCGAATTGCCAGGTTGCTCATGGGCAAGCATAAACCGCTTTTCTCGCGCAACATGGACGTGGGTGATTCCGTTGTTGTTATCAACGCGGATAAGGTCCGGGTGACCGGCAACAAAGAGAAGCAGAAGATGTATTACCGGCATTCCGGTTACCCCGGTGGGCTGAAGACTACCAGTCTGGAGAGGATGATGCAGACCCATCCCAACCGGGTGATTGAGCATGCTGTTAAGGGTATGTTGCCTAAAAACCGGCTGCAGGCCCGCATGATGAAGCGCCTGAGGGTGTTTGTCGGTGATAGCCATCCGCACCTGGGACAGACCGGAGCAGCGGCTGTCAGTACGGCAGAGCAAAGTGGCGCACAGAAAGAGGAGTAA